One region of Miscanthus floridulus cultivar M001 chromosome 19, ASM1932011v1, whole genome shotgun sequence genomic DNA includes:
- the LOC136528295 gene encoding BTB/POZ domain-containing protein NPY1-like has translation MKFMKLGSKPDAFQTDGSDARYVLSDLPSDILIHVEDARFYLHKFPLLSKSSLLQRLIIEASQNGTDEVVIQDIPGGVKTFEICAKFCYGTVVTLNAYNVVAARCAAEYLGMTEDVEKSNLIFKIEVFLNSGIFRSWKDSIIALQTTDALLPWSEELKLVGRCIDSIATKATVNPSNVMWSYTYNRKSASSDEIVEARKSSQAVPNDWWVEDLCELDVDLYRRVMVAVKSRGRIPSDVIGEALKAYAARWLPECCDMLADDAYSEAYKHLLETIIWLLPSDKGSSGISCGFFLKLLKVTVLIGAGELLKEELMDRIVLQLHKASVNDLLIPSKPPAQTVYDVQLVQTLISRYMSHAGVAQAGIFLNNLDQEMFETNVDSESLLALCKLVDRYIAEVASDPNLSISSFVDLATSMPETARPTHDGLYTAIDVFLKLHPGLPKMEKRKISSLMDVKKLSKGACIHAAQNDRLPLRVVVQVLFFEQLRAAGAAAAAATPNVSVARCMARLAEEEEEDENWKEGRALPEPPTPGALKKQLGSLKLGVGDHHQGAGDDGRRLVARSSSVANQSSRLSLSSRSRRIFDRLWVGGAKLPGEAAAAAAVGKGSSDTSGSSQSPRSSAKPLESKSSSSSSRNRRYSVS, from the exons ATGAAGTTCATGAAGCTTGGGTCCAAGCCGGACGCCTTCCAGACCGACGGCAGCGACGCCAG ATACGTGCTGTCAGACCTTCCGTCAGATATCCTCATCCATGTCGAGGATGCAAGGTTCTATCTGCACAAG TTCCCTCTTCTTTCCAAGAGTAGTCTGTTACAAAGGCTGATAATAGAGGCTAGTCAGAATGGCACTGATGAAGTTGTCATCCAAGACATTCCTGGTGGAGTGAAAACCTTTGAAATCTGTGCAAAGTTCTGCTATGGCACGGTGGTGACCCTCAATGCGTACAATGTTGTCGCAGCAAGGTGTGCAGCAGAGTACCTTGGTATGACCGAGGATGTTGAGAAGAGCAACCTGATATTTAAGATCGAGGTGTTCCTGAATTCCGGAATCTTCAGGAGCTGGAAAGACTCAATCATAGCACTACAGACCactgatgcattattaccatggTCAGAGGAGCTTAAGTTGGTCGGTAGATGCATAGATTCCATTGCTACCAAAGCTACCGTTAACCCATCGAATGTTATGTGGTCATACACCTACAACAGGAAATCTGCATCCTCTGATGAGATAGTTGAAGCTCGCAAAAGCTCGCAGGCGGTTCCTAACGATTGGTGGGTTGAAGATCTGTGTGAACTTGATGTAGACCTCTATAGGCGTGTCATGGTTGCAGTTAAGTCAAGGGGGAGGATCCCCTCTGATGTTATCGGAGAAGCGCTGAAGGCATATGCTGCTAGATGGCTTCCTGAATGTTGTGACATGCTGGCAGACGACGCCTACTCTGAAGCATACAAGCATCTGCTTGAAACCATCATCTGGCTTTTGCCCTCGGACAAGGGATCTTCAGGGATCTCGTGTGGTTTCTTCCTGAAGCTGCTGAAAGTCACTGTCCTAATTGGTGCTGGAGAGCTCCTGAAGGAAGAACTCATGGACAGGATTGTGTTGCAGCTCCACAAGGCTTCGGTCAATGACCTTCTGATCCCTTCCAAGCCTCCGGCACAGACCGTTTATGATGTTCAGCTAGTTCAGACACTTATCAGCAGGTACATGAGCCATGCCGGGGTAGCTCAAGCTGGGATTTTTCTCAACAACCTTGACCAGGAGATGTTTGAGACCAATGTAGACAGTGAATCTTTGCTAGCATTGTGCAAGCTGGTGGACAGGTACATAGCTGAAGTTGCCTCTGATCCAAATCTGTCCATTTCAAGCTTCGTGGATTTGGCGACTTCCATGCCTGAAACAGCCAGACCAACACATGATGGATTGTACACTGCTATCGACGTATTTCTGAAG TTGCATCCCGGGCTACCCAAGATGGAGAAGAGGAAGATCTCGAGCCTGATGGACGTAAAGAAGCTGTCCAAGGGGGCATGCATCCACGCGGCGCAGAACGACCGTCTCCCGCTGCGCGTGGTGGTCCAGGTCCTCTTCTTTGAGCAGCTGCGCGCCGCgggagctgccgccgccgccgcgacgccCAACGTCAGCGTGGCGCGGTGCATGGCGCGcctggcggaggaggaggaagaggacgagaACTGGAAGGAGGGCCGCGCGCTGCCGGAGCCCCCGACCCCCGGcgcgctgaagaagcagctggggAGCCTGAAGCTGGGCGTGGGCGACCACCACCAGGGCGCGGGCGACGACGGGCGGCGCCTGGTGGCGCGGAGCAGCAGCGTGGCCAACCAGAGCAGCCGCCTGTCGCTGTCGTCGCGGTCGCGGAGGATCTTCGACAGGCTGTGGGTCGGCGGCGCGAAGCTTCCCGGGgaggccgctgccgccgccgcggtgGGCAAGGGGTCGTCGGACACGTCCGGGAGCTCGCAGAGCCCGCGGTCGTCGGCGAAGCCGCTGGAGTCCAAGTCGTCCAGCTCGTCGTCGAGGAACCGGCGGTACTCGGTCTCGTAG
- the LOC136528125 gene encoding cinnamoyl-CoA reductase 1, producing MTVVGGDDAAAAPGRGQTVCVTGAGGYVGSWIVKLLLERGYAVRGTVRNPDDAKNAHLRALPGAAERLALCKADLLDYDALRAAVAGCHGVFHTASPVTDDPEEMVEPAVTGTRYVIDAAAEAGTVRRVVLTSSIGAVAMDPNRAPDAVVDESCWSDLEFCKKTKNWYCYGKAVAEQAAWEAAAARGVDLVVVNPVLVQGPALQPTVNASLMHVLKYLNGSAKTYANAVQAYVHVRDAADAHVRVFEAPHAAGRYICADAVLHREDVVRTLRKFFPDYPVPERCSDEVNPRKQPYKISNQKLRDLGLEFTPAAQALYDTVICFQEKGIIPIPAPTPSPEPDQA from the exons atgACCGTCGTGGGCGGCGACGACGCGGCGGCCGCGCCCGGGCGCGGGCAGACGGTGTGCGTGACCGGCGCCGGCGGCTACGTCGGGTCGTGGATCGTCAAGCTCCTGCTCGAGAGGGGGTACGCCGTCAGAGGCACCGTGCGCAACCCGG ACGACGCGAAGAACGCGCACCTGAGGGCGCTCCCCGGCGCGGCGGAGAGGCTGGCGCTGTGCAAGGCCGACCTGCTCGACTACGACGCGCTGCGGGCGGCCGTCGCCGGCTGTCACGGCGTCTTCCACACCGCGTCGCCCGTCACCGACGATCCG GAGGAAATGGTGGAGCCAGCGGTGACGGGGACGCGCTACGTCATCGACGCCGCGGCGGAGGCCGGCACGGTCCGCCGCGTCGTCCTGACGTCGTCCATCGGCGCGGTCGCCATGGACCCCAACCGCGCGCCGGACGCCGTCGTCGACGAGTCGTGCTGGAGCGACCTCGAATTCTGCAAGAAGACCaag aACTGGTACTGCTACGGGAAGGCGGTGGCGGAGCAGGCTGcgtgggaggcggcggcggcgcgcggggtGGACCTGGTGGTGGTGAACCCGGTGCTGGTGCAGGGCCCGGCGCTGCAGCCGACGGTGAACGCCAGCCTCATGCACGTGCTGAAGTACCTCAACGGCTCCGCCAAGACGTACGCCAACGCCGTGCAGGCGTACGTGCACGTCCGCGACGCCGCCGACGCGCACGTCCGCGTCTTCGAGGCGCCCCACGCCGCCGGCCGATACATCTGCGCCGACGCCGTGCTCCACCGCGAGGACGTCGTCAGGACCCTCCGCAAGTTCTTCCCGGACTACCCCGTCCCGGAAAG GTGCTCTGATGAGGTGAACCCAAGGAAGCAGCCGTACAAGATATCCAACCAGAAGCTGAGGGACTTGGGCCTGGAGTTCACTCCGGCGGCGCAGGCCCTGTACGACACCGTCATATGCTTCCAGGAGAAGGGCATCATCCCTATCCCTGCCCCAACGCCGTCACCGGAGCCGGATCAGGCCTGA